In the Pseudorasbora parva isolate DD20220531a chromosome 5, ASM2467924v1, whole genome shotgun sequence genome, ATTTGAGCTCTTTCTGGAGCGCTCATCGGAGCACCAGTGCATGCAGGACTTCATTCATAATACACTACCAGACATACTGGCAAGGTGCTTTATCGTTCTTGataaatgtcatattttattcatttagccTGCCCTAGCTTTGTAATACAGAATGTGCCAGCAGATTTAACAATGACaagataaaataatattatcttGCCCTTATTATATTCTCTATCAATCTCTTTCTGCAGCATTGGAGGAGGAAGACCCATTGTCAATGTAATGGGAGTAGGGAGTGGGGCAGGTATACTTTTAATAATACCTtaattagggctgtgcaatatatagAAATATCACAAATGTAAAATGCATATCGCAtcggcacgcaatatctgaatgattttattaggctacttcaacattgtgaaaaagtGTACGTTTTATGTTGACacatagcagagaatagactgggcacataactgttacttatgtgacttgcttgacattaaaaagagttattaaacttAATAACTTGCGGGAAAAACGACTTGCAGTCTtgtgctgtctgacacacaccgaaacgtgcgcagaagtcaccgtTCTGAAAGCGTGTGATCTCTTCAGTTGTTCagtattcatgtaaacacagtcggttatgcttTAAGTGAATGATATCAGTTGCGTATAAATAGGATCCGtacatcaggtcttaaagtgacagactgctaataatacagtaaacctgctaatacagTAGACCTGCCGCTGTttgtcaaacaacaaaagaatgAGGAAATCGATCACTGCGCTTGGCTGAATAACCTTTATAGCTTTATTATGTatcagtgtatatttaattaatgtgaaGACTACGGTTTTTAgtacttatttttaataacaaaaataatcatcCACCCTTGGTTAAGGTGTTTTTGTTTACCTGGATGTTCTTGATGTTAAGTTTTAGGTTGATTATAACTACAGATTACCAAATCAAGCAaagagtttttggtatttaaatatttgtattacatttttttgtgcgCGTTTATATTGATGTtgaaaaattatattgtcagatttgtgaaaatgttttgctaaaacactgctggtcacttttagAAGTTGTAGCAATGCTTCTCTTTTCCCAGAAAAAAATGCGAAACACGTAAATggtatcattctcagtttttaaataatatttttaaatagatttatttaaatagattttacacactaatagcaatatcgtatcaCACATcgaatattgattttttttaagggATTGCATgattgcatatcgcatttttcttcaatatcgcacagccctaaccTGAATTATTAACATTCTGTTTATATCATCATTTCAGATATCAGATTTGAACAACAGAGTAAATTCTTATCCATAAAATCATccatatttatttcatttcCAGGTGAGATTGATCTAGAGATGCTCGCTCAGCTACACCTGAAATATCCACACGCCAAAGTCAACAATGAAGTGGTGGAACCAAGCATTGACATGCTGCACAAGTATAAAGGTACCAATCATTTTATTGCTGCTCATTTAAGCTAATCATATTACACGATTTTACTTACTCTACCAATAAATGGCTATTTCTGTTTAGTTCGGGTATTAACCACTCCAGGTCTTGATCACATTAATTTTGCATGGAACAAGATGACAGCGTCTGAGTTTGAAAAACATTGGCAAGAGAAAAGCCCAGGGGAAAAGATGGACTTCATTCACATGATACAGGTTTTTACTTTTTCGTTCAGTTTATACACTTTATTATTTACACTTTAGTCAGTTATTAAAGCTATATTACTAAGGTCTGTGTATCAAACTTATTTGATGATTGTAGAATATTAATATCAATCTGTTTAACAGATGCTGTACTATGTCAAAGATCCAGAAGCCACTGTTGCATTTTTTCGGAGTCTGCTGAACAAAGACGGGAAACTCATGATCATTCTGGTGTCAGGTACAGTTAGGGTTGgggaaataaaaatgaattccAGTTCTGGAACTGGATACTTAAGGTCAGGTATCGGATATTTTGTTATGCAATTTCAATTCTGCTCATCGATTCCTGTGTgcgcttttttttaaatgtggttTTATACCATGGAAGATTCAAAAGAGAACTCATTCCGGCACTCGGATATTGTTTTCTCTGCTGAACACACATCCAGAACATGTGCACAAAAAGCGAATTCTGAGATTGAATGAATtgaattctctttcacttgggTCTTCTTGGCACTTATGTTATTAGTTTAGTTGTTCTTTAGGCTTTTGGTATTTGTTCATGCTATTCAGCTGCAACAGAATGTTTTGCAAAAAGACAGTTTGATATCTACATGTTTGACTTTGAATCCAAACTGAATTGATAAGAATCAGAATTGATAAGCAGAATTGGAATTGGAATCACTAGAATTCAAATGATACCCAAACCTGAGTAGAGAAgatgctctaaagtcaataaaGGTTTAACTCAACTTTGCGCCGAATCAGAGAAAATGGATTGTAAGAATTGAAATCAAATCAACATAAATTCAGTTTAAAACCATTGTTTGTTGTGTAGTGTACATTTGTAGGGCAAGTACAGTGGGGTCCATAAGGGCAATTTTATTCTTTCTGTTTAAGGAAAAAAATGACCTTAGTTTGCTTCTGCTTCTTCATAGGTGAGAGTGGATGGGGCAAATTATTTACAACCTTTAAAGAACAGCTCTGTAACACTGAGATCAGCCAGTGTGTCACTACAGGAGATATCAAGACCTTCTTAGATTCTAAAGGCATCCCCTACCGTAACTATGAGCTTCTGTCCCAGATGGACATCACAGAGTGCTTCACTGAGGGCGACCCGGTGGGAGAACTGCTGCTGGATTTCCTTACCGAGGTGATAGAGTTCAGTAAGAATGCTCCTGAAGACCTGAAGAAAGGAGTGCTGGACTTACTGAGACATCCGGACTGCAGTAAAGAGGTGGACGGCAGGATCATTTTCAACAACAACCTGGGAGTATTAGTGGTTGAGCCATAGATGTAAAGTAATACAACTTTTGTAGTGGGCCCCAACCTcctggttgagaaccactggtctaATGGAAGAACAGAATATCTGTATTGTCACATTTTTAGAAATTATTCTGTGCTGATTTCAGCAGAATGAGAAAAGTAACCTTAACATATATTTTGAATGTTTTCATTAATGAGCCTTAAACTACTGTTTCCTCATTCAAGGCACCTGCTGTTCTAAAGGATGTTTTAATATTGTATCAATGCTATTGTGATGGGTGAACAAACAGCAAAAGGAAAACCATAGAGAACAATGCATATTTTAGCCTGCATCAACATCAAACAAAGCTGTTTAAATGAAGGTCCATATAGGTGACTTTTTAACTCCAGTATGAATGACTCTGTACATGCTTTGTGAAACTCGCCTGAGTAGCAAAGTACAACCTTTGTATATTGACTTAACTCATACTCAAAGTCAAAGAGTTTGTGATTTTTCAGTCTTTATGATGATAGAGATGACTAGACTATGTTGTTGTGACCTTATACCTCATTTAAGGTTTGACAACAGTTTAATGCCTAACCAGACAGGACAAAGGTTGTGTAAATCTCTACATTTCAAGGTTAAAAATGTGTGCACTTGAAACTCCTATTACAGGTGTTTTATTTGGTTACTGCCTGCAATGGGCCTGCCTTCTCTTTGTATTTGCTTACAGTATTGTAAAGTAAATTTAATATTGCGTCTGCTAATATTTCAGTATTTCTCTCACATGACCACAAAACATCACATTAAACTGACATGAATAACTTTTGTCTTTTTGAACCATATACTGTCATTTttgtcatgtaaaaaaaaagtacaagtTAAGACAGACAGCTAGGCCTAGCTGTCTTGAAAATGTCAGGATCAGACAGTGCAGCTGTGAATCTGGAAGACATTGAGAGAGATAGAGGTCTTTGATGATTGCAGAAACGACAGAATTAAGCCAGCTCGCACCTTTATATGCTTATACAGGGGGATTATAATTGTCTGACATCGTTGCTTGCTTTATTTAATCTTTTATTCGTGCgttcatttagaaaatattgaatgtatttatttaaaaaaaaaataagaatgtCAAACCTCTTATTAACATAAATATGTAGAAAATCTATCCACATGTGTCATTTTCTAATGAGGTAGCCTAAAATATGCATTTCCGCAACTCGCACGTGAGATCAATGGCAGCTACGATTTCACTTTTAAATCGCGTATTTTATtggtttttacttaaaaaagaaaaaagtcgGTTCTGGAACGACATGGTGAGTAAATTGACCTTTGTTGTTGATTCTAGGATTAAAGTGTCATAAAAATGTACACGCATAACATTAATCCATTGAAACTGGTAGCCGCTACTTTCTGTTCAGGTCAATGGCTTTACCGGACGTTATTCTTAAGCTAATACATAAGtttctttaaaaacacatttctaaATAGGCATAATACAACGCAATGCTGCATCAATTATTGCATGCAGTTTTGGTAATTCTACAGTTTCCCTTCTCTTAACAGGACTCCAGGTAAACGCTCGCTGCATTTTAAGTGACTGACTGGTAGGCCTACACAAACACAATGGAACAATAGCTATACAATATATAATGTCTCCATCTACTGGCAAGTGTGTGTAATTTAAGCAATGGTAATTTTTATAAAGGACATCTACAGTAGGGCCTATTTAAAGTCTAGTCTGCAGTGCAAATTACAGTAGGCTGCATACAATCTCCACCAAAGCCTCCTTGGTGTGTCCAAAAGGATATCACCTCACCAAACTGCCATAGATGAATAATAATTGTGCATTCAGTAGCACTTCTAAAAACATATTTAGCTACCCATACTactaaaaataattaaagtcggcatgaaacactaaagtcttttcttccctattgtgacatATCTGAGTGAAACAATGAATTGATCGGATGATTTAGGATCTTTTGTGAATGACAGATTGTCCGGACCTCATGCCAGTAAACATGTCATTAGAGAGTGTTTTGATAAAAGATTACGAGGGCACATAAATTAAACAATCTGTAGACCTATGCATTCACAGAtgaatattttgtattaaatgCTACAACCTTCCCTAAAAATTCCCAGAATTGGCACTTTTGATtccatggtgactttaaaaatgATCAATCACAAAGCATGATTATACATCTTTGCAACATGCATGTAGGCCTATACCCAACATACAGAATGAatcaatattatttaaatttcttTTAATGCATTTGTTAAATGTGACAAATAGATGTAGCATTGAATAGGTAATAGACAATTGCTGGAATAATATACCAGTCTAAAAGTAGTAAAGTGGTAAAAAGCTAAAATGTTCAGTTGCATAAACCACCATCTGGCCATACCAATGCTACAAAAGCCATGTAATATTTTACAGCCTAATTCAAATGTACAATTAAACAGAAAACAGGcctattttagtacatttaatGTGCCATGACAAGCATTTATCCTTTCCTTTGTCTTTTTTAGTCTGGGAAAGTTCTGCAGAGGCGTGTTGTCATATGCAGCCGAATGTTGACAGTGATCAGGGAGTCTTCACAGAAGTGCAGGGGTCATTCTGCCAGCAGGGGCTAAACACTTCATCTCTGAGGTATGGATGAATGAGCACAGTTTCTCTGGAATGAGTGGAGTGTAACCTGTCCATATGTTTGCCTATGGCAGCGGTCTGGCAGAAGTGCGATTATGAGGTTAACCAAAAGGTGGCGCTGTAGTTTTTCCAAATATTTTATAGACATGATTTAAGGGCAGAGCGTTCATGCTGATCACGGTGTTCATGCCccatttgtacattttatagTCTGTGTGCAAGGGTAAACACGGGAGGATGCTCATTCTGATCTCATGCATTCACCAAAACCACAGATGCATTAGTAGAAATTATGCAAAGAATTAGGGAGTCATTTTCCAATAAGAACAGCACCTGCCACTAGTTTAGCCGAGTGTCcccagtcctgcacagattgaATGAGAGTAATGAACACAATATCCTAACAGAAAACACCAGTAGACTGATTTAAGAAGTTTGATTCATGACACAGATGAGTAATTGTGTGCATTTGCACAGAGGTAGCACAGAGGTAGACTAAGTAACCAAGCACAAATAATTTAAAAGCTAGATTGCATATATTGTTTCCTAATATTTTAACACACCTGTCCCCAGAAAGATTGTCACCCTAatttgtatttatgtgcaacCGCTGACACGTTTTAAGAAACAGACAGCCAGGTGCATGTGACAACATGTTGATAAAACAAACAGTGCTGAAAAATCTTACTAAACATATCAGTGGCTGATGTGGTCGCCAATATTTTTGTCTGCAAAATGTTGGACTCAGCAAGATGTTAATTACCCGCAACATTTAACTCTTTTTAGTAGTAAATTTATCTCAAACTGTATTTCTACTCCACTCCACTTTATTGAAGACGTGAATGCTGATAATGTTTTAATGTACAAATGTATGGttgtatgtaatatatatatatatatatatatatatatatatatatatatatatatatatatatatattacatacaaCCATACATTTGTACATTAAAACATTATCAGcattcacatatatatatatatatatatatctcaaacATACAATGACATTTCAGCCCTGAGCCATCGAGGCATGGTCatcactagacccctgaaggtgtgccgtggtatctgacaccaagatgttagcagcagatcctttaaagcATTAGTTCACAGCCACCAGGgtataccgtttccatgaaagggtgtacatggtctgcaacaacgCTTAGGTAGGGGAtgatggatggcaggacccaaggtttcacagcagaacattgcccaaagcatcacactgcctccgccggcttgcgtGAATcctccacgtgcatcaatgagccttggccgcccttGACCCTGTTGCCGTTTCACCaatgttccttccttggaccccttttgatagatactgaccactgtctggaccacacatacagacacaagagctgcagtcgacccagtcgtctagccatcacaatttggtccttgtcaaactcgcttaaATCCTTATGATTGACCATTTTTcgtgcttctaacacatcaactttacgGACAAAATGtgtacttgctgcctaatatagccaCCCAGTAACAGGAGCCCCCAGGTGAAAAAGGTGCactattaaatgcattaaacatgcattataatatatttctattATACTAAAAAGATACTCAAGtacatttaatgcatttaatagtACAGATTTTCACCTGGGCCATGATGGAGAGGTAatagtgttattcacttcacctgtcagtggtcataatgttatgcctgatctgtgtgtgtgtgtgtgtgtgtgtgtgtgtgtgtgtgtgtgtgtgtgtgtgtgtgtgtgtgtgtgtggtgtgtgtgtgtgagcctgtttatgtggtttatgaggacacaaatttgtataactacatgggtattacactggtattacactataaatgtggtttatgaggacatatcaaatgtcctcataattcaaatggccttaaaaacatactaaatgatgtttttttgataaagtaaaaatgcagaatgtttcctgtgatgggtaggtttaggggcaggggcagtttaaggggatagaaaatacggtttgtacagtataaaaaccattacgcctatggagagtccctgtaaaccacatagaccaacgtgtgtgtgtgtgtgtgtgtgtgtgtgtgtgtgtgtgtgtgtgtgtgtgtgtgtgtgtgtgtgtgtgtgtgtgtgtgtgtgtgtggtgtgtgtgtgtgcgtgtgtgcgtgtgtgcgtgtgtgtgtgtgtacccgtgaatacatatatatatatatatatatatatatatatatatatatatatatatatatatatatatatatatatatatatatattcttttttttttgtaacaggACTCTCTGCTCTGTTGCTCTGTCTCAGACTGTTGTAAACTATTAAGAGAGGCAGCTTATATGAATACTTGACATCTTTTGAACTTTGAATTTTCAATATTACACTGCATCGATCTGTGTGTTCTTTGACCAACACTTACATCCCAGCGATGCTCGAATCTCACTGCCAGTGAATAAAGCCATTGTCCATTAATCCACATTTAACATGAACTcctttcctcctcctcctttttCCTTCGATCATTTCTTTTCCTCCCTTTCCCTCCCCTCTCCCTCCTCTTTCATCACTCAGCACTCTTTACCTCAGCCATTGCACCTGTACTTAGACCTCAGCGAGAAGCCAGTGAGACATAAACTGCCCCTTCAATGTTTCAAACAGGCTTTAATAGGCAGAAGCCGAAGCATGACCTTGAAATATGGCCTCCGATACAAATCCTGCAAATGGCCGCTGTGGCTGCGACGTATTTCATTCTGGGAAATTAGTGCTGTTTAGCAGCTGCGGTTATATAGTGCCTGTTCTGAGATGGCTATGAATGGTGACCCGCCTTTTGATTGATGATTTCTGCCTTCTGCCTCTATTACCTATTGGAGGACGCCAGTGAAATCACACACTGATGGGCTAGTGCTTCCAGACTCCAGTGCAGTTGGGTTCATGAACCAGCCAGGCACTCGGAAATGCTGCATGCAGGAGATTGAAGAGTTGAAATAAGTTTCCCTGACTGTGAAAAAAGGAAATCGAGGCAGGAATTATGTGAGTTCATGGTGCCATAATCAAGATTAGACTTGGTTGGCTCATTAATCTAGAACAGGACTGTGAGAGCacaaaagaagaacaaaaaaaacatttatttcaggaTGGCTTGAATGGATGGGGGAGATTAACTCGGACTGCAATGATTTACGGTTTGTTAATAATACATCATGGTTATAAAAAGTTATTAATCGGATAGTTTAAAAGGAATCATTacacacattttattaattatccCAATTCATCTTTTGATTTCTATCAAATATCATTGAAAATCACTTCATAAATCATGGAACAATTTTGTTATTTAACTGACTTGTGTGAATGAGTGATTTGCTGCTGAACTTTTGCAGGTTTTTGTGCGTGTTTAAGGGCTGAGCGATGGTGCATTGCTGGAGTTAATTAACAGAAGCCACGAGGCAGCTCTTAAGGCAGACCGGTGTGTGTTGGCTTAATTAAGACTCACTGTCAGATGTTCGTTTAGTCAATTTATAATGCTGCAGGCCTCCTTAAGAATGCTCCATTcattcaccccccccccccccccccccaaaaaaaatcaaGTCTTGTATAACAGGCCTTGTACCGATAATGCTTCAAAACATTGTTCACTGGATCGTTTTTCTTttgaaatgacattttcattgtCCCTCAGATTTCATTACTCTAATTCATTGGCATCGTCTGTCCATCAAAACTAGTGTCTATTCAGGCGAAGTTTGGGTCAAATCAGTTTAAAAGGATCTTATATCCAGGGCTCCGTTGCTTCAACGAAGTTTCTTTTAATCTTATCATGTTTTAACTTCCGTTATATTAAAAACCATTCCCATCATTTATCCATTCTGTGGATCCTAAATCCATTCTTTCTCATGGGACCCCCCCGTTCAATTGTGCATACGAAATTAAGTTTGAAACTTAATACATTATTTGAAGTCGGGGGTCTCAGGAGTGGCTCCCTGCCTTAATAACATCTAAT is a window encoding:
- the hnmt gene encoding histamine N-methyltransferase isoform X1; protein product: MFQPMKTMAAPFRSLVEDYPRYLKSFELFLERSSEHQCMQDFIHNTLPDILASIGGGRPIVNVMGVGSGAGEIDLEMLAQLHLKYPHAKVNNEVVEPSIDMLHKYKVRVLTTPGLDHINFAWNKMTASEFEKHWQEKSPGEKMDFIHMIQMLYYVKDPEATVAFFRSLLNKDGKLMIILVSGESGWGKLFTTFKEQLCNTEISQCVTTGDIKTFLDSKGIPYRNYELLSQMDITECFTEGDPVGELLLDFLTEVIEFSKNAPEDLKKGVLDLLRHPDCSKEVDGRIIFNNNLGVLVVEP
- the hnmt gene encoding histamine N-methyltransferase isoform X2, whose protein sequence is MKPMKTMAAPFRSLVEDYPRYLKSFELFLERSSEHQCMQDFIHNTLPDILASIGGGRPIVNVMGVGSGAGEIDLEMLAQLHLKYPHAKVNNEVVEPSIDMLHKYKVRVLTTPGLDHINFAWNKMTASEFEKHWQEKSPGEKMDFIHMIQMLYYVKDPEATVAFFRSLLNKDGKLMIILVSGESGWGKLFTTFKEQLCNTEISQCVTTGDIKTFLDSKGIPYRNYELLSQMDITECFTEGDPVGELLLDFLTEVIEFSKNAPEDLKKGVLDLLRHPDCSKEVDGRIIFNNNLGVLVVEP
- the hnmt gene encoding histamine N-methyltransferase isoform X3; protein product: MKTMAAPFRSLVEDYPRYLKSFELFLERSSEHQCMQDFIHNTLPDILASIGGGRPIVNVMGVGSGAGEIDLEMLAQLHLKYPHAKVNNEVVEPSIDMLHKYKVRVLTTPGLDHINFAWNKMTASEFEKHWQEKSPGEKMDFIHMIQMLYYVKDPEATVAFFRSLLNKDGKLMIILVSGESGWGKLFTTFKEQLCNTEISQCVTTGDIKTFLDSKGIPYRNYELLSQMDITECFTEGDPVGELLLDFLTEVIEFSKNAPEDLKKGVLDLLRHPDCSKEVDGRIIFNNNLGVLVVEP